The genomic window ATTCAGAAGTATTAAACAAAAAACAGTAAATATAAATGCTTAGCACTCATATTCACTGTTTTGAAATAGTTGAAAATAATTTATTTTACTTCACCAGCAACCGTAAAAGAAATTTCTTTTGTAGTTATCATACCGGGTTCTTTTTGTTGAGTAGTAATAATAATCATTTCAGCAAATTTTCCTTTCACTTGAATTGTAGGATCAACTGTAATAATAATTATTCCTTCTTTACCTTTCGGAATGTGCATGTTCATAACTGTAACTCCAATTTTTTCAGGAATTTTAATGTCAGTAATGTGCATAGTAGTAGTTCCGGTATTTTTAATCTTAAAATTGTAAGATTGAACAGCTCCGCTTACTTTACCAAAGTTATGACTGTGAGCCGGATTTCCTCCTCTAACATTACCGAACATAGGTGCCTCGCCCGGTTCAACTTGTCCGTAACCCATAAATGTAAATGCAAATACGGCTACAAACAGCATAATTAATTTCTGTAATTTCATGATTTAATAAATTTTAGTTAATAAAATAGTTTTCTGAATTTTATATAATGATGACAAGTTACATAAATTTCCATAAAATTAATAATTTTTTTTATAAAATCAACCAAGTCAAACATTTTATAACAATTTTAAAAACCGTAAATTAATTGATTTTATTGTTTATTATGTAAAAATCTTGATGAATACCTTAATTTATTTGATAATTAACAATTTTTTTGAAAATTTACCAATTCTTGCCTTAATACAAATTAAACATTAAATTTGTGAAAAAACAATATTATAATGATCCAAAACCTAAATTTTACAGCTATTGATTTTG from Bacteroidales bacterium includes these protein-coding regions:
- a CDS encoding DUF1573 domain-containing protein — its product is MKLQKLIMLFVAVFAFTFMGYGQVEPGEAPMFGNVRGGNPAHSHNFGKVSGAVQSYNFKIKNTGTTTMHITDIKIPEKIGVTVMNMHIPKGKEGIIIITVDPTIQVKGKFAEMIIITTQQKEPGMITTKEISFTVAGEVK